A region of Streptomyces sp. NBC_01750 DNA encodes the following proteins:
- a CDS encoding NHL domain-containing thioredoxin family protein yields MATRARVRAPELTGKGGWLNTGEKQYTLADLRGRIVVLDFWTFCCINCLHVLDELRELEEKHRDTLVIIGVHSPKFVHEAEHQAVVDAVERYQVHHPVLDDPELATWKQYAVRAWPTLVVIDPEGYIVAQHAGEGHAHAIEKLVEELEAEHAAKGTLRRGDGPYVAPEPVATDLRFPGKALLLPSGNFLVSDSTRNQLVELEPDGESVVRRISGSGSGSGGGEFNEPQGLALLPDGRVAVADTVNHTIRAYDPETGAVETLAGTGKQWWQGSPTSGPALDVSLSSPWDVAWWGGKLWIAMAGVHQLWTYDPAAGTVQVGAGTTNEGLVDGPAAEAWFAQPSGLAATEDRLWIADSETSAVRWIDRDLVVHTAVGTGLFDFGHRDGAAGQALLQHPLGVTALPDGSVAISDTYNHALRRFDPASGEVTTLATDLREPSGAVLAGDDIVVVESARHRLTRLRLPEEAVRVEAVAHRTRRAATEVAPGRLRLDVVFQAPAGQKLDTRYGPSTRLLVSSTPPGLLRGGEGTGTDLSRELEIDPSVAEGVLHVSAMAASCDDDPENEYPACHMHQQDWGVPVRVSAEGTTRLGLVLAGMDQG; encoded by the coding sequence ATGGCTACACGTGCACGCGTTCGGGCTCCCGAGCTGACCGGCAAGGGCGGCTGGCTCAATACCGGCGAGAAGCAGTACACCCTTGCTGACCTGCGAGGTCGTATCGTCGTTCTGGATTTCTGGACATTTTGTTGCATCAACTGTCTGCATGTCCTGGACGAGCTGCGTGAGCTCGAGGAGAAGCACCGCGACACCCTGGTGATCATCGGGGTCCATTCGCCCAAGTTCGTGCACGAGGCCGAGCACCAGGCCGTGGTCGACGCCGTCGAGCGCTACCAGGTGCACCACCCGGTGCTGGACGACCCCGAGCTGGCCACCTGGAAGCAGTACGCCGTCCGGGCCTGGCCGACCCTCGTCGTCATCGACCCCGAGGGCTACATCGTCGCTCAGCACGCCGGCGAGGGGCATGCCCACGCCATCGAGAAGCTGGTCGAGGAGCTCGAGGCCGAGCACGCCGCGAAGGGGACACTGCGGCGCGGTGACGGGCCGTATGTCGCGCCCGAGCCGGTCGCCACCGATCTGCGCTTCCCCGGCAAGGCCCTGCTGCTGCCCTCCGGGAACTTCCTTGTCTCCGACTCGACCCGGAATCAGCTGGTCGAGCTGGAGCCGGATGGTGAGAGCGTCGTCCGGCGCATCAGTGGCAGCGGCAGCGGCAGCGGCGGCGGCGAGTTCAACGAGCCGCAGGGCCTCGCGCTGCTGCCCGACGGCCGGGTCGCGGTCGCGGACACCGTGAACCACACCATCCGCGCCTACGATCCGGAAACCGGGGCGGTCGAGACCCTCGCAGGCACCGGCAAGCAGTGGTGGCAAGGCTCGCCGACGAGCGGACCGGCCCTCGATGTGTCGCTCTCCTCGCCGTGGGACGTGGCCTGGTGGGGTGGGAAGCTGTGGATCGCGATGGCGGGCGTCCACCAGTTGTGGACCTACGACCCGGCGGCCGGGACCGTGCAGGTCGGGGCCGGTACCACCAACGAAGGGCTCGTGGACGGGCCGGCGGCCGAGGCGTGGTTCGCGCAGCCGTCCGGGCTCGCGGCGACCGAGGACCGGCTGTGGATCGCCGACTCGGAGACCTCCGCGGTGCGCTGGATCGACCGCGATCTGGTGGTGCACACGGCAGTCGGCACCGGCCTCTTCGACTTCGGGCACCGGGACGGTGCCGCCGGGCAGGCGCTGCTGCAGCATCCGCTGGGTGTCACCGCGCTGCCCGACGGGTCGGTCGCCATCAGCGACACCTACAACCATGCGCTGCGCCGCTTCGACCCCGCGAGCGGCGAAGTGACCACGCTCGCCACCGATCTGCGGGAGCCGAGCGGCGCCGTGCTGGCCGGCGACGACATCGTGGTGGTGGAGTCCGCCAGGCACCGGCTGACCCGGCTGCGGCTGCCGGAGGAGGCGGTGCGCGTCGAGGCCGTCGCCCACCGCACCCGGCGCGCCGCCACCGAAGTCGCCCCGGGCAGGCTCCGGCTGGACGTGGTCTTCCAGGCCCCGGCCGGACAGAAGCTCGACACCCGGTACGGCCCCTCGACCCGGCTGCTCGTCTCCTCGACCCCGCCCGGGCTGCTGAGGGGCGGCGAGGGCACGGGCACCGATCTCTCGCGCGAGCTGGAGATCGACCCGTCGGTGGCCGAGGGCGTACTGCATGTCTCGGCGATGGCGGCATCCTGCGACGACGACCCGGAGAACGAGTACCCGGCCTGCCATATGCACCAGCAGGACTGGGGTGTCCCGGTTCGGGTGAGCGCCGAAGGGACCACGCGGCTGGGGCTCGTACTGGCCGGGATGGACCAGGGATAG
- a CDS encoding M18 family aminopeptidase, with protein MSTPARFDRGHTDDMMTFLAASPSPYHAVANAAARLEKAGFRQVLETDAWDGTTGGKYVLRGGAIIAWYVPEGAQAHTPFRIVGAHTDSPNLRVKPEPDTGAYGWRQIAVEVYGGTLLNTWLDRDLGLAGRLTLRDGSPRLVNIDRALLRVPQLAVHLDRSVNTDGLKLDRQKHLQPIWGLGHVEEGDLIRFLEQETGLAQGEVAGWDLMVHSIEPPAYLGRDQELVAGPRMDNLLSVHAGTAALAAVAESGDLPYIPVLAAFDHEENGSQADTGADGPLLGNVLERSVFARGGAYEDKARAFAGTVCLSSDTGHAVHPNYAERHDPTHHPRANGGPILKVNVNQRYATDGSGRAVFAAACERADVPWQTFVSNNAMPCGTTIGPITAARHGIQTVDIGVAILSMHSARELCGAKDPYLLANALVSFLTG; from the coding sequence ATGAGCACACCCGCCCGCTTCGACCGCGGCCACACCGACGACATGATGACCTTCCTCGCGGCGAGCCCTTCGCCGTACCACGCGGTGGCCAACGCGGCCGCGCGGCTGGAGAAGGCCGGCTTCCGCCAGGTGCTGGAGACGGATGCCTGGGACGGCACCACCGGCGGCAAGTACGTGCTGCGCGGCGGGGCGATCATCGCCTGGTACGTGCCCGAGGGCGCTCAGGCCCACACCCCGTTCCGGATCGTCGGCGCCCACACCGACTCCCCGAATCTGCGGGTGAAGCCGGAGCCGGACACCGGGGCGTACGGCTGGCGCCAGATCGCCGTCGAGGTGTACGGCGGGACGCTGCTCAACACCTGGCTGGACCGGGATCTGGGTCTCGCGGGCCGGCTCACCCTGCGCGACGGAAGCCCCCGCCTGGTCAACATCGACCGGGCGCTGCTGCGCGTACCGCAGCTCGCCGTCCACCTGGACCGCTCCGTCAACACCGACGGGCTCAAGCTCGACCGGCAGAAGCACCTCCAGCCGATCTGGGGCCTCGGCCACGTCGAGGAGGGCGACCTGATCCGGTTCCTGGAGCAGGAGACGGGGCTCGCGCAGGGCGAGGTGGCCGGCTGGGACCTGATGGTGCACTCCATCGAGCCGCCGGCCTATCTGGGCCGTGACCAGGAGCTGGTGGCCGGGCCGCGGATGGACAACCTGCTGTCGGTGCACGCGGGCACGGCCGCGCTCGCCGCGGTCGCCGAGTCCGGGGACCTGCCGTACATCCCGGTACTCGCCGCCTTCGACCACGAGGAGAACGGCTCACAGGCCGACACCGGCGCCGACGGCCCGCTGCTCGGCAATGTGCTGGAGCGCTCGGTGTTCGCGCGCGGCGGTGCGTACGAGGACAAGGCGCGCGCCTTCGCGGGCACGGTGTGCCTGTCCTCCGACACCGGCCACGCCGTCCACCCCAACTACGCGGAGCGCCACGACCCGACGCACCACCCGCGCGCCAACGGCGGCCCGATCCTCAAGGTCAACGTGAACCAGCGGTACGCCACCGACGGCAGCGGCCGGGCCGTCTTCGCCGCGGCCTGCGAGCGGGCCGACGTGCCGTGGCAGACGTTCGTGTCGAACAACGCGATGCCCTGCGGCACGACCATCGGCCCGATCACCGCCGCCCGGCACGGCATCCAGACCGTCGACATCGGCGTCGCGATCCTGTCGATGCACAGTGCGCGTGAGCTGTGCGGCGCGAAGGATCCGTATCTGCTGGCCAACGCGCTTGTGTCATTCCTGACGGGCTGA